One segment of Choristoneura fumiferana chromosome 26, NRCan_CFum_1, whole genome shotgun sequence DNA contains the following:
- the LOC141442959 gene encoding uncharacterized protein — protein MDKPYKTKAGSSKFRKHIHSSIKQEDIENMTNLLNDELVDSQNAMNQIASIFKSINSFKSNDLAVLNLPSDATEKFLESEPLQLVTPDLVGMKFEGEVDQILASMKTYADNLKKNLPHVEPQTELNPTVSNFEPLDISQYALSLDQLGKRLAYIRQNLSQKESQKDLHMENKLEILSKDIKSFKEMTEGNTLFHKCSEDSTQGGSSHIIAQDMTQFEDIINKLLSGINDVTYMRQNKG, from the exons ATGGATAAACCTTACAAGACAAAGGCTGGTAGCAGCAAATTTCGAAAACACATCCACTCTTCAATAAAACAGGAAGATATTGAAAATATGACTAATTTATTAAACGACGAACTGGTTGATTCTCAAAATGCGATGAACCAAATCGCGAGCATATTTAAATCCATAAACTCATTTAAAAGTAACGATTTGGCAGTCTTAAATTTACCTTCAGACGCCACAGAAAAGTTTTTGGAGTCGGAACCTCTACAGttagtaacgcctgatttagtTGGGATGAAATTTGAAGGAGAAGTTGACCAAATACTGGCATCGATGAAAACTTATGCGGATAATTTGAAGAAAAATCTACCTCATGTTGAACCACAGACAGAATTAAATCCAACTGTTTCAAATTTCGAACCGCTTGATATCAGCCAGTATGCTCTGAGTTTGGACCAGCTGGGCAAGAGACTGGCCTATATCAGACAAAATTTGAGTCAGAAAGAAAGTCAAAAAGACCTGCACATGGAGAATAAACTGGAGATTCTGAGTAAAGATATTAAATCATTTAAGGAG ATGACTGAAGGCAACACTTTATTCCACAAGTGCAGTGAAGACTCTACACAAGGTGGTAGCTCTCATATCATAGCCCAGGACATGACTCAATTTGAGGACATAATCAATAAGTTGCTTTCTGGAATTAACGATGTTACCTATATGCGCCAGAATAAAGGCTAA